In Moorella sp. Hama-1, a single genomic region encodes these proteins:
- a CDS encoding ABC transporter ATP-binding protein, which yields MTALLELKGICKYFTGIKANDHVSLDILPGEIHALLGENGAGKTTLMNCVYGLYTPDAGQISWQGKEIKIRSIRDAINTGIGMVHQHFMLIHNMTVLENIILGLPSQREPFLDKQQVAKEIKELMQTYGLQVDLEAQIWQLPVGVQQRVEILKALYRKARLLILDEPTAVLTPQEVKELFRVLRQLTTAGQAVIIITHKLDEVMAIADRVTVLRDGKVVATLPTAKTDKQTLAHLMVGRDLSFETNRETRSPGEVILEVENLQALNNRNLPALRGVSFTIHRGEILGIAGVAGNGQTELAEVLTGLRRLTAGRIRLKGRDITNYPPRDLYNLNLAHIPEDRQRIGLILDFTLEENAMMGVYYRPPFARGLRVNHEAIKKHTRQLIEQYDIRTSGSSSKTRLLSGGNQQKLILARELDRQPDLLIAVQPTRGLDIGATEFVQRQILAQRNRGAAILYISTELEEIMKLSDRIAVFFEGQIVGLLEASQADLETLGLLMAGSQPLANKEVQE from the coding sequence ATGACCGCGCTACTGGAATTAAAAGGGATATGCAAATATTTTACCGGCATCAAAGCCAATGATCATGTCTCCCTGGATATCCTCCCCGGGGAAATCCATGCCTTGCTGGGCGAAAACGGTGCCGGTAAGACTACCTTAATGAATTGCGTCTATGGGCTTTACACCCCCGATGCCGGTCAGATTTCCTGGCAGGGGAAAGAGATCAAAATCCGGTCTATCCGTGATGCCATTAACACCGGTATAGGCATGGTCCATCAACACTTTATGTTGATCCACAATATGACGGTGCTGGAGAATATCATATTGGGGTTACCCTCGCAGCGGGAACCATTTCTGGATAAACAACAGGTGGCGAAGGAAATAAAGGAGTTAATGCAGACTTATGGTCTTCAGGTGGACCTGGAGGCGCAGATCTGGCAACTCCCGGTAGGGGTTCAACAACGGGTGGAAATACTAAAAGCCCTTTACCGTAAGGCCCGGTTGCTCATCCTTGATGAACCTACTGCTGTACTTACTCCCCAGGAAGTTAAGGAGCTTTTTCGAGTTCTCCGGCAGTTAACTACCGCCGGGCAGGCGGTAATAATCATTACCCATAAACTGGATGAGGTCATGGCTATCGCCGACCGGGTTACCGTGTTACGCGACGGCAAGGTTGTTGCCACCCTGCCAACAGCAAAGACTGATAAGCAGACCCTGGCCCATTTAATGGTGGGGCGTGATTTATCTTTTGAGACAAACAGGGAAACCAGGTCACCCGGGGAAGTAATTTTAGAAGTCGAAAACCTGCAGGCTTTGAACAACCGCAATCTTCCCGCCCTGCGAGGTGTTTCTTTTACCATCCACCGTGGTGAAATCCTGGGTATTGCCGGTGTTGCCGGCAACGGCCAGACCGAGTTGGCGGAGGTCCTCACCGGTCTACGCCGGCTTACGGCCGGACGGATTCGCCTGAAGGGCCGGGATATTACCAATTACCCGCCCCGGGATTTATATAACCTTAACCTGGCCCATATACCGGAGGATCGCCAGCGTATCGGCCTGATTCTGGATTTCACCCTGGAAGAGAACGCTATGATGGGGGTATACTACCGCCCGCCCTTTGCCAGGGGCTTGAGGGTCAACCATGAAGCCATCAAAAAACACACCCGGCAATTAATTGAGCAATACGACATCCGCACTTCGGGAAGCTCCAGCAAAACCCGCCTCCTTTCCGGAGGGAATCAACAAAAACTGATTCTCGCCCGGGAACTTGATCGCCAGCCTGACCTTCTTATCGCCGTGCAGCCAACCCGGGGATTGGACATCGGGGCCACTGAATTTGTCCAGCGGCAAATTTTAGCTCAAAGAAACCGGGGCGCGGCTATTCTTTATATTTCTACCGAACTGGAAGAAATTATGAAATTAAGCGACCGTATCGCTGTTTTTTTTGAGGGACAGATAGTCGGCCTGCTGGAGGCCAGCCAGGCTGATCTGGAAACCCTAGGTCTATTAATGGCCGGCTCACAGCCTCTGGCTAATAAAGAGGTGCAAGAATGA
- a CDS encoding LacI family DNA-binding transcriptional regulator, giving the protein MDIKTIAARAGVSIATVSRALNKPELVRPQTRERILQIVTEMNYTPNPLAKSLLTGRTYTIALVFPTLRNPYFSQLAEGCEAALSSSGYTTSIFSFEEEVPKQQAIFNNIIQRHVDGIILAGSGSLQEGYQQILAGLDIPIVVVEDMPDLDSIPVKAGISCINIDDCQGTRMAIQYLLQKGHTEIGVITGEPQMLITKRRLEATDEVLKKAGLSLNQIVSGSYISIESGYRCMATLLGRQARVTAVFTFNDLLAIGALNAALDMGLHIPRDVAVIGFDDIPITPFTRPRLTTVHSPSNEIGIKAAEMLLDHINDPSTPRRRVLVPAELIIRETC; this is encoded by the coding sequence ATGGATATAAAAACTATCGCTGCCAGGGCCGGAGTATCTATTGCTACTGTGTCACGGGCTTTAAATAAACCGGAGTTGGTGCGACCCCAAACCCGGGAGCGTATCCTGCAAATCGTAACGGAAATGAATTATACCCCCAACCCCCTGGCCAAAAGCCTTTTAACGGGCCGCACCTATACCATAGCCCTCGTTTTTCCTACGTTGCGCAATCCTTACTTTAGCCAGCTGGCCGAAGGATGCGAGGCGGCTTTATCCAGTTCGGGTTATACTACCAGCATCTTTTCCTTTGAGGAAGAAGTCCCTAAACAGCAGGCGATATTTAACAACATCATCCAGCGGCATGTCGATGGCATTATCCTGGCCGGATCTGGCTCTCTACAAGAAGGGTATCAGCAAATTCTAGCCGGTTTAGATATCCCCATTGTTGTCGTCGAAGATATGCCCGATCTCGATTCGATACCTGTCAAGGCCGGCATTAGCTGTATTAATATTGATGATTGCCAGGGAACCCGAATGGCTATCCAATACCTTTTACAAAAGGGACATACAGAAATTGGGGTTATAACCGGTGAACCGCAAATGCTGATTACTAAGCGCCGTCTGGAAGCAACCGATGAGGTTTTAAAAAAAGCCGGTTTGTCATTAAACCAGATTGTTAGTGGTAGTTATATTTCGATTGAAAGCGGTTACCGATGTATGGCCACCCTGCTGGGGAGACAGGCCCGAGTAACTGCTGTATTCACTTTCAATGACCTTTTAGCTATCGGTGCCCTTAATGCGGCCCTGGACATGGGGTTGCACATCCCTCGGGATGTGGCCGTAATTGGTTTTGACGATATTCCCATTACCCCTTTTACCAGACCGCGCCTGACTACCGTCCATTCTCCCAGTAACGAGATCGGTATTAAAGCGGCTGAAATGTTACTCGATCATATTAATGACCCCTCGACGCCCCGGCGCCGGGTACTAGTACCGGCCGAACTGATTATCCGGGAAACCTGTTAG
- a CDS encoding uroporphyrinogen decarboxylase family protein, translating into MELPGRIPIFAQLHEHACYRAGLDPAVFYNDAGILVRNQIETSKLYEMDLPMILYDVYNIEAEALGQPVVGYRAKGPQLAGTPLLSNKDDLEQLKLDLGRGRWPGRTRFVTEVNRLIQQELATPPPLFFCAPFTLAVTLRGYTGLITDLKRDPGFGRRLLEHLCRMVVVPWIKLQHEHCPEATLAQGVDAWGSLPNTDLQIWDEFIIPIYEYLRELLTGEIAVGFVGYWGESLCADAWEFIKRKLYVCGPCFGGGIIATDPDLKYLGLETFARIARAYGRKLILGIGAEELYQGPPEAIAARINQYKSLMGPEQPPINLFLAHIIAETPPENIRAAVQAAHH; encoded by the coding sequence ATGGAACTTCCCGGGCGGATACCAATATTTGCCCAGCTTCATGAACATGCCTGTTATCGCGCCGGCCTTGATCCCGCGGTCTTCTATAATGATGCCGGCATACTTGTCCGTAACCAGATAGAAACCAGCAAGCTGTATGAAATGGATTTGCCTATGATCCTTTATGATGTCTATAATATTGAAGCGGAGGCCCTGGGGCAGCCGGTGGTGGGTTACCGGGCCAAAGGCCCCCAGCTGGCCGGTACGCCGTTATTAAGCAATAAAGATGACCTGGAACAGTTGAAATTAGATTTAGGCCGGGGAAGATGGCCTGGGCGGACCCGTTTCGTAACGGAGGTTAACCGGCTAATCCAGCAGGAACTGGCTACTCCTCCCCCGCTTTTCTTTTGCGCGCCGTTTACTCTGGCGGTGACTTTGCGGGGATATACAGGGTTGATTACGGACCTGAAACGGGACCCCGGCTTTGGCCGCCGGTTACTGGAACACCTCTGCCGGATGGTCGTCGTCCCCTGGATTAAGCTCCAGCACGAACATTGCCCGGAGGCCACCCTGGCTCAGGGGGTCGATGCCTGGGGTTCCCTGCCGAATACTGACCTGCAGATCTGGGATGAATTTATAATCCCGATTTATGAATACCTCAGGGAATTGTTAACCGGGGAAATTGCAGTAGGGTTTGTCGGTTACTGGGGCGAGAGTTTATGCGCCGATGCCTGGGAGTTTATCAAGCGTAAACTCTACGTTTGCGGCCCTTGCTTTGGGGGGGGTATTATTGCTACCGATCCGGATCTGAAATACCTGGGACTGGAAACCTTTGCCCGGATAGCCCGGGCCTATGGCAGGAAACTTATCCTGGGTATCGGCGCCGAGGAGTTATACCAGGGACCGCCGGAGGCTATCGCGGCCAGGATTAATCAATATAAGAGTCTTATGGGGCCTGAACAGCCCCCCATCAACCTTTTCCTCGCCCACATTATCGCCGAGACCCCACCGGAAAATATTCGGGCGGCGGTGCAGGCGGCTCATCATTGA
- a CDS encoding corrinoid protein — MAEQLAELKKAIVEGDDNLAAELVKECLASGLAPGDILDQAVVAGIEEAGRLWRENQYFLPDIILCAEAFKAAMLDLEPRLAAGEAYQHGRVLIGTIQGDMHDLGKSIVVAMLRGAGFEVVDLGVDVPVSTFIARAKELEPDIIGLGAYMSTTMLLMRDVIKELEKEGLRDKIKVMIGGVPTSAEFAAEIGADCWGKDAFGGRDQGARADGVALGRTTPSWPEIQLTCIKLSCVKKRKKE, encoded by the coding sequence TTGGCTGAACAATTAGCGGAACTTAAGAAAGCCATCGTGGAGGGTGACGACAACCTGGCGGCCGAACTGGTAAAGGAATGCCTGGCGTCAGGATTGGCACCCGGGGATATCCTGGATCAGGCAGTAGTCGCCGGGATTGAAGAAGCCGGTCGCCTCTGGCGGGAGAACCAGTACTTCTTACCGGACATCATCCTCTGCGCCGAAGCCTTCAAGGCAGCCATGCTGGACCTGGAGCCCCGGCTGGCCGCCGGCGAAGCCTACCAGCACGGCCGGGTGCTCATCGGTACCATCCAGGGAGATATGCACGACCTGGGTAAAAGCATTGTCGTGGCCATGCTCCGGGGGGCCGGTTTTGAGGTGGTAGATCTCGGCGTCGATGTTCCGGTCAGCACTTTTATCGCCCGAGCCAAAGAACTGGAACCGGATATTATCGGCCTGGGTGCCTATATGAGTACCACCATGCTTTTGATGCGTGATGTAATTAAGGAACTGGAAAAGGAGGGCCTCCGGGATAAAATCAAGGTCATGATCGGCGGCGTCCCAACTTCGGCGGAATTCGCGGCCGAAATCGGCGCCGACTGCTGGGGCAAGGACGCCTTTGGAGGCCGTGACCAGGGCGCGCGAGCTGACGGGGTTGCATTAGGTAGGACAACGCCATCGTGGCCGGAAATCCAGCTTACCTGCATCAAATTATCATGTGTTAAAAAAAGGAAAAAGGAATAG
- a CDS encoding GntR family transcriptional regulator produces MAAINPSGPVPVYCQIKQDLLNQILTGILKPDDRVPSETDLAGTYSVSRMTARHALTELVNEGYLYRVHGKGTFVSRPKIECSYAPLTGFMDDMRERGFLPSSRLLGLSITSPGPDLRNKLGLSPRDKVYQIKRLRFANAEPIVIQVSHIPQPLCPGLEEENLEGNSLYSILENRYGLRLNHARQRLEATRATSEQARLLGIAKASPLLYVHRLSFLSDNTPVEFVESWYRSDRYAFEVTLYKDWSNGHRNQK; encoded by the coding sequence GTGGCTGCTATTAATCCATCAGGACCGGTCCCGGTTTATTGCCAGATCAAACAAGACCTGCTAAATCAGATCCTGACGGGTATCTTAAAGCCTGACGATCGGGTGCCCTCAGAAACCGACCTGGCCGGTACCTACTCTGTTAGCCGGATGACAGCCCGCCATGCTTTAACTGAACTTGTTAACGAGGGTTATCTATACCGCGTTCACGGAAAAGGGACTTTTGTATCCCGACCCAAAATTGAATGCAGTTATGCTCCTCTAACCGGCTTTATGGATGACATGCGGGAGCGCGGTTTTCTGCCCTCATCCAGGCTTCTGGGTCTTAGCATCACCAGTCCTGGTCCGGACCTGCGCAACAAGCTTGGGCTATCTCCGCGGGATAAAGTCTACCAGATCAAGCGCCTGCGTTTTGCCAATGCTGAGCCCATAGTTATTCAAGTTTCCCATATTCCTCAGCCCCTTTGTCCGGGACTTGAAGAGGAAAATCTTGAGGGTAATTCCCTCTACTCTATCCTGGAAAACCGCTATGGTCTCCGGTTAAACCATGCCAGGCAGCGCTTGGAGGCTACCCGGGCAACATCCGAACAAGCCCGCCTCCTGGGTATTGCTAAAGCCAGCCCCTTGCTTTACGTTCATCGCTTGAGTTTCTTGAGTGATAACACTCCGGTGGAGTTTGTGGAATCGTGGTATAGAAGTGATCGTTACGCCTTTGAAGTCACCTTATACAAAGATTGGTCCAATGGTCACCGGAATCAAAAATAA
- a CDS encoding BMP family protein — protein MIKTIKTILTLALIISLTIGLTACGGSKGDDNKGASQGQSQQTGDANQGAKKFKVAMLLPGSASDGGWSTSAYEGLMEIQKKLDAEVAFTENVKKNDQVQIMREYARKGFDVVIGHGFEFSDALKQVAQEYPNVKFAGVGTNVTGPNLASLQFKYGEMGYLVGIVAARATKSNKIGIVTATKDPTGQIEFDNLEAVAKKLNPNVTVTIAYTGSWEDINKAKEAALAQIASGVDVIVANCDAGNLGAIQAAKEKNVMVIGWTGDYRDQAPDNVLTSAVQKVSSLIFAGVKEFKEGRFKGQVDQFGLKEGVQYIGKYGNKVPKEVQDEVAKASTDIVDGKIQVKGSL, from the coding sequence ATGATCAAAACTATTAAAACCATCCTGACACTGGCCCTCATCATTAGCCTGACCATCGGGCTAACAGCCTGTGGCGGCAGCAAAGGGGACGACAACAAGGGAGCCTCCCAGGGCCAGTCCCAACAAACCGGCGACGCCAATCAAGGCGCCAAGAAATTCAAAGTTGCCATGCTTTTACCCGGTTCTGCCAGCGACGGCGGCTGGAGTACCAGCGCTTATGAGGGCTTAATGGAGATTCAGAAGAAGTTGGATGCCGAAGTAGCCTTTACCGAAAACGTTAAGAAGAATGACCAGGTCCAGATTATGCGGGAGTATGCCCGTAAGGGTTTTGATGTGGTTATTGGTCACGGTTTCGAGTTTTCCGATGCCTTAAAGCAGGTCGCCCAGGAATACCCCAATGTCAAATTCGCCGGGGTGGGAACCAATGTAACTGGACCCAATCTCGCCTCATTACAATTTAAATATGGCGAGATGGGGTATCTCGTCGGTATCGTTGCCGCCCGCGCTACGAAGAGCAACAAAATCGGTATAGTTACTGCTACCAAGGACCCCACCGGGCAAATCGAATTCGACAACCTGGAAGCGGTGGCCAAAAAGCTCAATCCCAATGTTACGGTTACCATTGCCTATACCGGCAGTTGGGAGGATATCAATAAAGCCAAAGAGGCTGCCCTGGCGCAGATTGCCAGCGGTGTTGATGTCATAGTTGCCAACTGTGATGCCGGTAATCTCGGTGCCATCCAGGCCGCCAAGGAAAAGAATGTCATGGTCATCGGGTGGACCGGCGACTATCGCGACCAGGCCCCGGATAATGTCCTCACCAGCGCCGTCCAAAAAGTATCCTCTTTAATTTTTGCCGGGGTCAAGGAATTCAAAGAGGGGCGGTTTAAAGGCCAGGTTGATCAGTTTGGCTTGAAAGAAGGAGTCCAGTATATTGGTAAATACGGCAATAAGGTTCCCAAAGAAGTACAGGATGAAGTAGCTAAAGCCAGCACGGATATTGTTGATGGCAAGATCCAGGTCAAAGGGAGCCTATAA
- a CDS encoding NCS2 family permease gives MAVQQEPAGFLERAFKLRANGTNTRTEVLAGITTFMTMAYIIFVNPTILSSTGMDFGAVMVATILSAAIATLIMSFSANYPIAIAPGMGLNAFFAFTIVKQMHYPWEVALAAVFMSGVIFIILTLTKAREAIVNSIPLSLKLAISAGIGLFIALIGLQNAGLVVPNPDTLVQLGDLSKPPVLLAAIGLVITALLVALRVRGALLLGIIIITLIGIPMGVTKVAGFKILSLPPSLAPTFGAFVRGLGGLWATGLIPVIFTFTFVDLFDTIGTLIGVSSKANLLDENGNLPRAGQALIADAVGTTLGSILGTSTLTAYIESAAGVAEGGRTGLTSLVVAILFLACLFISPLVGIVPAVATAPILIIVGIFMMEPVMKIDFSNFLEAAPAFLTIIMMPFTYNIAEGIVWGVLAYVFLHLVTGNTKKISITMWILAVLFIIRFFA, from the coding sequence ATGGCAGTTCAACAGGAACCAGCTGGTTTTCTCGAAAGGGCCTTTAAATTAAGGGCCAACGGCACCAATACCCGTACCGAGGTACTGGCCGGCATCACTACCTTTATGACCATGGCTTACATTATCTTCGTCAATCCGACCATCCTGAGCAGCACCGGCATGGACTTCGGCGCGGTCATGGTAGCCACTATCCTATCTGCCGCCATTGCTACCCTGATCATGAGTTTCAGCGCCAATTACCCCATTGCCATTGCTCCCGGTATGGGCCTGAACGCCTTCTTTGCTTTTACCATTGTCAAGCAGATGCACTATCCCTGGGAAGTAGCCCTGGCAGCCGTCTTTATGAGCGGTGTAATCTTTATTATTTTAACCCTTACTAAAGCCCGGGAAGCTATCGTCAACTCTATTCCTTTGTCCCTGAAACTGGCCATTAGCGCCGGTATCGGCCTGTTTATCGCCCTAATAGGCCTGCAGAACGCCGGCCTGGTGGTACCCAATCCCGACACCCTGGTCCAGCTGGGGGATCTCAGCAAACCCCCGGTCCTCCTGGCGGCCATCGGCCTGGTGATTACCGCCCTCCTGGTGGCCCTGCGGGTGCGGGGTGCTTTACTCCTTGGCATTATTATCATTACTCTAATTGGTATTCCCATGGGTGTAACCAAGGTAGCGGGCTTCAAAATATTGAGCCTGCCGCCCAGCCTGGCGCCCACCTTCGGGGCCTTTGTCCGGGGCCTGGGGGGCCTGTGGGCCACCGGCCTCATTCCCGTTATCTTTACCTTTACCTTCGTCGACCTTTTTGATACCATCGGCACCCTGATCGGGGTCAGCAGTAAAGCCAACCTGCTGGATGAAAACGGCAACCTGCCCCGGGCCGGCCAGGCCTTAATCGCCGATGCTGTAGGTACAACCCTGGGCTCCATCCTGGGCACCAGCACCCTGACGGCTTACATCGAGAGCGCCGCCGGCGTGGCCGAGGGCGGCCGTACCGGCCTGACCAGCCTGGTAGTAGCTATTCTTTTCCTGGCCTGTTTATTTATTTCTCCCCTGGTGGGTATCGTACCGGCTGTAGCTACGGCGCCCATCCTGATCATCGTCGGTATCTTCATGATGGAACCGGTGATGAAAATCGACTTTAGCAACTTCCTGGAGGCGGCCCCGGCCTTCTTGACCATCATCATGATGCCCTTCACCTATAACATTGCTGAGGGCATCGTCTGGGGCGTCCTGGCCTACGTCTTTCTCCACCTGGTTACCGGGAACACGAAAAAAATCAGCATCACCATGTGGATCCTGGCTGTTCTCTTTATCATTCGTTTCTTTGCTTAG
- the dinB gene encoding DNA polymerase IV encodes MSGTCPILLCDANSFFASVHQALDPALRGRPVIVAGQETARHGIVLAASYEAKLGYGIKTGMTAREARSLCPDGIFIPPRHDLYIEFSTRILRIMRDFTPLVEPFSIDEAWLDVRGCCDLHGSPLAIARRLKQRIRDEVGITTSVGLGPSKLLAKMAAAMQKPDGLTVLDYPDVPAKMWPLPVKELFGIGPRMEAHLAKLGIHTIGDLARFPVEVLARRFGVVGRILHQCAHGLDASPVDPHSLDAVKSIGHQITLPRDYRGYAEIEVVLLELAELVARRVRLGRYLGRTVSISLKDTEFNWLGRSYTLPCYTDTAAAIYTAARGLLHNHWPAGRAVRLVGVSLAGLVPATVRQEDLFGRIERQARLDRVCDQLKNRFGERVIHRAVSLTEAGVLYARG; translated from the coding sequence ATGTCAGGCACCTGTCCCATTCTTTTATGCGATGCCAACAGCTTCTTTGCCTCCGTCCACCAGGCCCTGGACCCGGCCCTGCGCGGGCGCCCGGTGATCGTCGCCGGCCAGGAAACGGCGCGCCACGGCATCGTCCTGGCGGCCAGCTATGAGGCCAAGCTGGGTTATGGCATTAAGACCGGCATGACTGCCCGGGAGGCCCGCAGCCTCTGTCCGGACGGCATTTTCATCCCTCCCCGCCACGACCTGTATATCGAGTTCTCCACCCGCATTTTACGCATCATGCGGGACTTTACCCCCCTGGTAGAGCCCTTCTCCATTGACGAGGCCTGGCTGGACGTCCGGGGTTGCTGCGACCTTCACGGTTCGCCCCTGGCCATCGCCAGGCGTTTAAAGCAAAGGATCCGGGATGAAGTAGGCATCACCACCAGCGTCGGCTTGGGTCCTTCGAAACTCCTGGCCAAGATGGCCGCTGCGATGCAGAAGCCCGACGGCCTGACGGTCCTGGATTACCCGGATGTCCCGGCCAAAATGTGGCCCCTGCCGGTCAAGGAACTCTTCGGCATCGGTCCCCGGATGGAAGCCCACCTGGCGAAACTCGGCATTCATACCATCGGCGACCTGGCCCGTTTTCCGGTTGAGGTGCTGGCCCGGCGCTTCGGCGTGGTAGGCCGGATCCTGCACCAGTGTGCCCACGGCCTCGACGCCAGTCCCGTTGACCCCCATTCCCTGGACGCAGTAAAATCCATCGGCCACCAGATTACCCTACCCCGGGACTACCGGGGCTATGCGGAAATCGAGGTGGTCCTGCTGGAGCTGGCCGAACTGGTGGCCCGGCGGGTACGCCTGGGGAGATACCTGGGCCGGACGGTCAGCATCAGCCTTAAAGACACTGAGTTTAACTGGCTGGGTCGCTCTTATACCCTGCCCTGTTATACCGACACGGCGGCGGCCATCTATACCGCGGCCCGTGGGCTTCTCCACAACCACTGGCCGGCCGGGCGGGCCGTACGGCTGGTGGGAGTGAGCCTGGCCGGCCTGGTACCGGCCACGGTGCGCCAGGAGGACCTTTTCGGCCGGATAGAAAGACAGGCTCGCCTGGACCGGGTTTGTGACCAATTAAAAAACCGCTTCGGCGAAAGGGTCATTCACCGGGCGGTATCCTTAACAGAGGCAGGTGTTCTTTATGCGCGGGGCTAA
- a CDS encoding M48 family metallopeptidase produces the protein MSARAGIIWTTLLILTAILSLVFIFFTLFPGKVPAAAWQYFMPAEVERARRYQQIMGLVGILGFLAKTAFLVWLVYSARAGAWSEGVLRLMGGRYYPALVVYFGLIWLLLEIVGLPFNFYSSFIVQHQWGLATQSLASWWSDYLKGSVLDLILTGAGVLLLFWATGRWPHIWWVAAGIFLSGWLFISTFLWPLIIAPLFNRFQPVTEGPVKAMVTSLAGRAGLRIDQILIMDASRRTTTANAYFTGLGATKRIVLYDTLVDNYPPDEVEAVIAHEMAHWQRGHIVRGLLWGILANFLLLGLLYAVLRLTFTYEIARPGPYAPQILVALLLFLQLVSFVGQPVQNAISRSYETEADRVALELTGNPGAMVRLQVDLARKNLADVAPPAFIEWLTYSHPATLERIQAAEGYRTNP, from the coding sequence ATGAGCGCCAGGGCCGGTATTATCTGGACCACCCTGTTAATCCTCACGGCCATCTTGAGCCTGGTCTTTATCTTTTTTACCCTTTTTCCGGGGAAGGTACCGGCCGCCGCCTGGCAGTACTTCATGCCGGCCGAGGTAGAAAGGGCGCGGCGTTACCAGCAAATCATGGGCCTGGTGGGCATCCTGGGTTTCCTGGCCAAAACGGCCTTCCTGGTGTGGCTGGTCTACAGCGCCCGTGCCGGCGCGTGGTCGGAAGGGGTCCTGCGCCTGATGGGGGGGCGCTACTATCCGGCCCTGGTAGTCTATTTCGGTCTGATCTGGTTGTTACTCGAAATAGTAGGCCTACCCTTCAACTTTTACAGCAGCTTCATTGTCCAGCACCAGTGGGGCCTGGCCACCCAGAGCCTGGCCTCCTGGTGGAGCGATTACCTCAAGGGCTCCGTCCTGGACCTGATCCTCACCGGGGCCGGGGTACTCCTCCTTTTCTGGGCTACCGGCCGCTGGCCCCATATCTGGTGGGTGGCCGCCGGCATCTTTTTGTCCGGATGGCTCTTTATTTCCACCTTTCTCTGGCCCTTAATTATTGCCCCCCTTTTTAACCGCTTTCAACCGGTCACCGAAGGACCTGTAAAGGCCATGGTCACCAGCCTGGCCGGCCGGGCCGGCCTGAGGATCGACCAGATCCTGATTATGGACGCCAGCCGCCGGACCACCACGGCCAACGCTTATTTTACCGGCCTGGGGGCTACCAAACGCATCGTCCTTTATGACACCCTGGTGGATAATTATCCCCCTGATGAGGTGGAAGCCGTCATCGCCCACGAAATGGCCCACTGGCAGCGGGGCCATATCGTCCGGGGATTGCTCTGGGGCATTCTGGCCAATTTCTTACTCCTGGGGTTGCTGTACGCCGTCCTGCGGCTAACCTTTACCTATGAAATCGCCCGGCCAGGGCCCTATGCGCCCCAGATCCTGGTGGCTCTACTCCTCTTCCTGCAGCTGGTTTCTTTCGTAGGGCAGCCCGTCCAGAATGCCATCTCCCGTAGCTATGAAACCGAAGCCGACCGGGTAGCCCTGGAGCTCACCGGGAACCCCGGGGCCATGGTCCGCCTCCAGGTGGACCTGGCCCGGAAAAACCTGGCCGACGTGGCTCCCCCGGCTTTTATTGAATGGCTGACCTATTCCCACCCCGCCACCCTGGAACGAATCCAGGCGGCTGAAGGGTACCGGACAAACCCGTGA
- a CDS encoding tetrahydromethanopterin S-methyltransferase subunit H, with the protein MGNYQPQICECAGLTLGGRTGEYPCVMVGSIFYAGHRIVTDEARGEFDRNQARVLLARQEEMAALTGLPVMLDVIASTTAAMINYLEFLAAETAMPLLVDSMSATVRMETLRHFAGSGLCSRLIYNSLDINFTEAELAAIAAAGIKNAIVMAFANTALKPAAKLKLLQDKLLPAARSAGIENILVDPGVLDIASIGWTAAAMEEIRAATGLPVGCAPANALYTWKRARGLATPAFEAAAGAIFSYLISHGADFIFYGPVGNATWAFPAGAAADAIRTYAARLQGVRPRIPDPPLNRFL; encoded by the coding sequence TTGGGTAATTACCAACCGCAAATATGCGAGTGTGCCGGCCTGACCCTGGGCGGCCGGACAGGGGAATATCCCTGCGTCATGGTGGGGAGTATCTTTTATGCCGGCCACCGGATTGTCACCGACGAAGCCAGGGGAGAGTTCGACCGCAACCAGGCCCGGGTTTTACTGGCCAGGCAGGAAGAAATGGCGGCCCTGACCGGGTTGCCGGTAATGCTGGATGTTATCGCCAGTACCACCGCCGCCATGATCAATTACCTGGAGTTCCTGGCTGCCGAAACCGCGATGCCGCTGCTGGTCGATTCCATGTCGGCTACGGTAAGGATGGAAACCCTGCGTCATTTTGCCGGCTCCGGCCTGTGCTCGCGTTTGATTTATAATTCCCTGGACATTAACTTTACCGAAGCCGAGCTGGCAGCGATAGCTGCGGCGGGAATTAAAAATGCCATAGTTATGGCCTTCGCCAATACAGCCTTAAAACCGGCGGCCAAACTCAAGTTGCTCCAGGACAAATTGCTGCCGGCTGCCAGAAGTGCAGGTATTGAGAACATCCTGGTCGATCCGGGCGTGTTGGATATCGCCAGCATTGGCTGGACGGCTGCCGCCATGGAAGAAATCCGGGCGGCGACGGGACTACCGGTTGGCTGTGCCCCGGCCAATGCCCTCTATACCTGGAAACGGGCCCGGGGTCTGGCGACCCCCGCCTTTGAGGCGGCGGCGGGGGCCATTTTTTCTTACCTCATAAGTCACGGCGCTGACTTTATATTCTACGGTCCTGTTGGCAACGCCACCTGGGCTTTCCCCGCCGGCGCCGCAGCTGACGCCATTCGCACCTATGCCGCCCGCCTGCAGGGTGTTCGCCCCCGGATACCGGACCCGCCCCTGAACCGGTTTTTATAG